Proteins co-encoded in one Fusarium musae strain F31 chromosome 3, whole genome shotgun sequence genomic window:
- a CDS encoding hypothetical protein (BUSCO:EOG09264ENO): MSNSITTSRALRGVYSSLSTRQCQRCLSSSALQPKQLRPTLPRAPIQSRQPITQRRTKYKTIEQAKSRYSNGPFSWKAGILFVGTCGLLVWYFEFEKARMQRKRIAEAAKGVGRPKVGGTFELIDQDGKPFTSEMMKGKHSLVYFGFTRCPDICPEELDKMATMLDIVEEKAPGALLPIFITCDPARDTPKALKDYLGEFHEKFIGLTGTYDQIKALCKKYRVYFSTPQNVKPGQDYLVDHSIYFYLMDPDGDFVEALGRQHSPQQAAALILDHMKDWDKK, encoded by the exons ATGTCGAATTCGATCACAACGTCAAGAGCACTGAGGGGTGTGTACTCATCTCTCTCGACAAGACAATGCCAACGATGCTTGTCCAGCAGCGCTCTCCAGCCCAAGCAGCTTCGGCCAACCCTCCCACGAGCGCCAATCCAGTCGAGACAGCCCATTACCCAGCGCCGAACGAAATACAAGACGATTGAGCAGGCCAAGAGCCGATACAGCAATGGG CCCTTTTCTTGGAAGGCCGGAATTCTGTTTGTCGGTACCTGCGGCCTGTTAGTATGGTACTTCGAGTTTGAAAAGGCGCGCATGCAGCGTAAGAGAATAGCTGAGGCGGCCAAGGGCGTGGGCCGACCAAAAGTTGGAGGAACCTTTGAGTTGATCGATCAGGATGGAAAGCCATTTACCagcgagatgatgaaggGCAAACACTCTTTG GTGTACTTCGGATTCACTCGATGCCCTGATATCTGCCCCGAAGAACTCGACAAGATGGCCACCATGTTGGATATTGTCGAAGAAAAGGCACCGGGTGCACTTCttcccatcttcatcacctgCGATCCGGCCCGTGATACTCCAAAGGCTCTTAAGGATTACCTGGGTGAATTCCATGAGAAGTTCATTGGTTTGACCGGCACGTATGATCAGATCAAGGCGCTCTGCAAGAAGTACCGCGTCTACTTCAGCACACCCCAGAACGTCAAGCCAGGACAGGACTATTTGGTGGACCACAGCATCTACTTTTACTTGATGGACCCGGATGGCGATTTCGTTGAGGCATTGGGCAGACAACACTCGCCGCAGCAGGCCGCAGCGCTTATCTTGGACCATATGAAGGACTGGGATAAGAAATAG
- a CDS encoding hypothetical protein (EggNog:ENOG41), translating to MSLFGQAKPSLFGQPQPAQTTAPTQSTGFGLGQPQQQQQGNTLGASIQQPQPQQMPALSQSQAQLSNSLWQPGKETPHQKPILEQMKLVTEKWDPANPNCVFKYYFYNKVDESHVPYYKPQPHEDPREWEEALQNKPAPGFMPVLCSGYAGVADRLKTQQRAVSDFNTRLHQINGSLDAILQRHELETEVRAVAARRRQTTISERCLALAARIQVLRNRGYALSGDEDDLSSRLQTLEREVQDPAVGAREEELWSRLIVLRGYADQLSKELDKPTGSEGESIDPEREAKAKRVLEDYEKQIQHIKKELEALSSDYAEWEKTRNPHSK from the exons ATGTCGCTCTTTGGACAGGCTAAGCCTTCGCTGTTTGGGCAGCCGCAGCCCGCTCAGACAACTGCGCCGACTCAGAGCACAGGGTTCGGTCTAGGccagcctcaacaacagcaacaaggcAACACACTCGGCGCATCGATCCAGCAACCACAGCCGCAACAGATGCCAGCTCTATCTCAATCGCAAGCTCAGCTGTCAAACTCGCTATGGCAGCCTGGAAAGGAAACACCGC ATCAGAAGCCGATTCTGGAGCAAATGAAGCTTGTTACCGAGAAATGGGACCCCGCGAACCCCAACTGCGTCTTCAAATACTATTTCTACAACAAGGTCGATGAGAGCCACGTCCCTTACTATaagcctcaacctcacgaAGACCCTCGGGAATGGGAGGAAGCCCTACAGAACAAGCCAGCCCCAGGGTTCATGCCCGTTCTTTGTTCCGGCTACGCTGGCGTTGCCGACCGCCTTAAAACGCAACAGCGCGCCGTTTCCGACTTCAACACTCGTCTCCACCAGATCAATGGCAGCCTGGATGCCATTCTTCAGCGCCACGAGCTCGAGACTGAGGTTCGCGCGGTCGCTGCCCGCCGACGACAGACAACTATTAGTGAAAGATGCCTAGCACTTGCTGCGCGGATACAAGTGCTCCGCAACCGTGGCTATGCACTGAgtggcgatgaggatgatctgAGCAGCCGCCTGCAGACTCTGGAGCGAGAAGTTCAAGACCCAGCTGTTGGAgcaagagaggaagaactcTGGAGCCGACTTATTGTGTTGCGAGGCTATGCTGATCAGCTCAGCAAGGAGCTGGATAAGCCTACCGGTTCTGAGGGAGAGAGTATTGATCCAGAGCGGGAAGCCAAAGCAAAACGG GTGCTTGAGGATTATGAGAAGCAGATCCAGCATATCAAgaaagagcttgaggctctATCATCAGATTATGCAGAGTGGGAGAAGACCAGGAACCCGCACTCAAAATAG
- a CDS encoding hypothetical protein (EggNog:ENOG41) yields MEQTTPTIGQSEDSRSEPFENDTKSETVAESTPQPPLDAHPASSNSPSHPPSTSTELYNMAAHTASKKKGTASTIKKTPKRSKKTGGPRAAKRAKLPARSGSAGDAHESAGSELEESDHGPYCLCRGADDHRWMICCENCEDWFHGECINMNKEVGENLIEKFICPLCTNESLTTLYKKTCALGGCRKAARIAQEEKSVFCSNEHAQTWWERIVAKLPKAKGKGGVNDQLTQEEFMALLQGGLSGTDEEGLWRLVKAPFAGEESNGPNGTEKENPDQTHLSAEEKEYLESAAAARFHLAEETVLCHKMLTLLEFAHERRQAAITAGRFKEDICGYDERLDSIGARDAFEAFAKSPEGEAIFKASRMSDPLGEGDEVRGMCERKRCKFHGGWYKMLSLGLKHQIREMATQADEVGEEEKAMRQAAKDRWRRKQSEKNWVEVLDG; encoded by the exons ATGGAACAAACCACACCAACAATAGGACAAAGCGAAGACTCTCGCTCTGAACCCTTTGAAAATGACACAAAGAGCGAAACAGTTGCCGAGAGCACCCCTCAACCTCCGTTAGATGCCCACCCCGCCTCCTCCAACTCACCTTCACATCCTCCTTCTACATCTACAGAACTTTACAACATGGCCGCTCACACAGCttcaaagaagaaaggcacTGCTTCGACAATTAAGAAGACGCCTAAGCGATCAAAGAAAACAGGAGGGCCAAGGGCGGCGAAAAGAGCCAAACTGCCCGCGCGGTCAGGTTCCGCGGGAGATGCCCATGAATCGGCAGGATCCGAACTCGAGGAATCTGACCATGGACCATATTGCCTATGCCGTGGGGCAGACGACCACCGGTGGATGATATGTTGCGAAAATTGCGAGGATTGGTTCCATGGAGAATGTATCAACATGAACAAAGAGGTTGGCGAAAATCTGATCGAAAAGTTCATCTGTCCACTCTGCACAAACGAAAGCCTCACAACTTTATACAAGAAAACATGCGCCTTGGGCGGATGTAGAAAGGCAGCCCGAATAGcccaggaggagaagagcgtGTTCTGCTCCAACGAGCATGCACAAACATGGTGGGAGCGAATAGTAGCCAAGTTGCCCAAGGCAAAGGGAAAAGGAGGAGTTAACGACCAGCTTACTCAGGAGGAATTCATGGCGCTGCTTCAGGGTGGCCTTTCAGGAACTGACGAAGAAGGGCTTTGGAGGCTGGTCAAGGCACCATTTGCAGGCGAAGAGTCAAATGGTCCAAACGGAACTGAGAAAG AAAATCCCGATCAGACGCACCTCTCTGCGGAGGAGAAAGAGTATCTCGAAAGTGCAGCCGCAGCACGCTTCCACTTGGCCGAGGAGACAGTTCTCTGTCACAAAATGCTCACTCTCTTGGAGTTCGCACACGAGAGACGGCAAGCTGCAATTACTGCCGGTCGCTTCAAAGAAGATATCTGTGGATACGATGAACGTCTCGACAGTATTGGTGCCCGGGACGCTTTTGAGGCGTTTGCAAAGTCGCCAGAAGGCGAGGCTATTTTCAAAGCGTCTCGCATGAGCGATCCTCTAGGAGAAGGCGACGAAGTTCGTGGTATGTGTGAGCGCAAGCGTTGCAAGTTTCATGGTGGATGGTATAAGATGCTTTCATTGGGTCTCAAGCATCAGATTCGGGAAATGGCAACACAGGCCGATgaggttggagaagaggagaaggctaTGCGCCAAGCCGCGAAGGATAGATGGAGGCGGAAGCAGTCAGAAAAGAACTGGGTTGAGGTTCTGGATGGTTGA